The proteins below are encoded in one region of Thermothelomyces thermophilus ATCC 42464 chromosome 1, complete sequence:
- a CDS encoding zinc finger C2H2-like protein, with product MATMPDNSRLGAPSGSPSTNTDSRGTFVTPPSIPASSRYNANATETSSTPSSHSVLTLSGVVSDGFPPPGAHASSPHTSQAGGPLYYSGHMTGSWPTPGLSQSSAYTYGSSGSGSSGSGPLAQPPYSRTPTSYGSAPSPSHHHFPSRATSSAQSPESLPASQSYQDQQAFSGPIGVGGGGNGGGNLGSPLSPQGGNQPGLAQPILGNPAPNTTRQAGPGPNAGGGPVAAQDGSSYRPPPTPSGYYPHTSYSPPGTQPSPTTSASSATAPGSISRGPSSVPAMTPPLQYSSGRANSVPSVPSYSYNAGPVLSNMHHPGAPLAMVGSMSGLSSYSSHHPGLSPHHPHPLYVHHPGGPPPQSERPFKCNECQQAFNRNHDLKRHQRIHLAVKPFGCGDCEKRFSRKDALKRHRLVKGCGGTSPPSAAGAATGGGNERTLEDRGRLASGDKNCGPGSVKKER from the exons ATGGCCACCATGCCAGACAACAGTCGTTTAGGAGCCCCCTCAGGGTCTCCTTCGACGAACACTGATTCCCGGGGGACATTCGTAACTCCTCCCTCTATCCCTGCCTCCTCGCGCTACAATGCCAACGCCACAGAGACCTCATCAACCCCTTCAAGCCACAGTGTTCTGACCCTTTCAGGAGTAGTGTCTGACGGTTTTCCTCCGCCGGGCGCTCACGCGAGCAGCCCGCACACGTCCCAAGCGGGAGGACCGCTCTATTACTCTGGCCACATGACGGGCTCTTGGCCAACCCCGGGGTTGTCACAGTCCTCCGCGTACACGTACGGGAGTTCCGGATCCGGATCCTCTGGCTCCGGTCCGCTCGCTCAACCCCCGTATAGCCGAACGCCGACGTCGTACGGTTCAGCACCGTCGCCCTCCCACCACCACTTTCCCAGCCGCGCCACCTCGTCGGCCCAGAGCCCAGAGAGCTTACCAGCATCGCAATCATACCAAGATCAGCAAGCTTTCTCCGGCCCGATAGGGGTCGGAGGAGGGGGGAATGGCGGCGGAAATCTCGGTTCGCCGCTCAGCCCGCAAGGGGGAAATCAACCAGGGCTTGCACAGCCCATCCTCGGAAATCCGGCGCCGAATACCACTCGTCAAGCAGGGCCGGGACCAAACGCAGGAGGAGGGCCAGTCGCAGCGCAAGATGGGAGCTCTTACCGTCCACCGCCGACACCGAGCGGCTACTACCCACACACTTCGTACTCCCCGCCAGGAACGCAACCATCACCTACCACAAGCGCTTCCTCCGCGACTGCTCCAGGCTCGATCTCCCGAGGGCCTTCCTCTGTTCCTGCAATGACCCCACCGTTACAATATTCCAGCGGCCGCGCAAACTCGGTCCCGTCAGTACCATCGTATTCATATAACGCCGGTCCGGTTCTCAGCAACATGCATCACCCCGGTGCGCCTTTGGCGATGGTCGGCAGCATGTCGGGGCTTTCCAGCTACAGCAGCCATCATCCGGGCTTGTCTCCTCACCATCCTCACCCCCTCTATGTTCACCATCCGGGAGGTCCACCGCCACAGTCAGAGCGGCCCTTTAAATGCAACGAATGTCAGCAGGCTTTCAACAGAAATCATGACCTGAAGAGGCATCAGCGGATACACCTGGCCGTCAAGCCGTTTGGATGTGGCGATTGTGAGAAGAGGTTCTCTAGGAAAGACGCGCTCAAG CGTCACAGGCTTGTCAAGGGATGTGGTGGCACATCACCACCGAGTGCGGCCGGCGCTGCTACGGGCGGTGGTAACGAAAGGACCTTAGAGGACCGTGGTCGTCTGGCGAGCGGTGACAAAAATTGTGGTCCAGGATCAGTAAAGAAGGAACGATGA